In a single window of the Thermus amyloliquefaciens genome:
- the rtcB gene encoding RNA ligase RtcB, producing MRFERIAPYTYRIPRQGKMRVDAVFFASEEILKDLEGENYASLQQLMNVATLPGIVEPALAMPDIHWGYGFPIGGVAAFDPEAGGVVSPGGVGFDINCGVRLLVSSLTLEDLLPRQKELADALYRLIPSGVGSERKDVRFSKKELKEILKEGAGWLIRRGFGYPEDLRFIESEGRLPWANPDKVSERAFERGAPQIGTLGSGNHFLEVQYVDQIYDEVTAEAFGLFPNQITVLIHTGSRGLGHQVCQDYVEKFLRSAPRHGIELVDKQLAAAPIHSPEGQDYLQAMAAAANFAFANRQLIAHFVREAFEAVGYTPRDHGLRVLYDLAHNNAKFEEHGGRRVLVHRKGATRAFGPGHPEIPPEYRKVGQPVLVPGDMGRYSFVLSGTERAMAVSFGSSCHGAGRKMSRHQAKRVARERNLIKELAERGILVRAATRATVDEEMPEAYKDVSVVVEAVQGAGIGQKVARLRPLIVVKG from the coding sequence ATGCGCTTTGAAAGGATCGCCCCCTACACCTACCGCATCCCCCGCCAGGGGAAGATGCGGGTGGACGCGGTTTTCTTCGCCTCGGAGGAGATTTTAAAGGACCTCGAGGGGGAAAACTACGCTTCCCTGCAACAGCTCATGAACGTGGCCACCCTGCCGGGGATCGTGGAGCCCGCCCTGGCCATGCCCGACATCCACTGGGGCTACGGCTTCCCCATCGGGGGGGTGGCGGCCTTTGACCCGGAAGCGGGTGGGGTGGTGAGCCCAGGAGGCGTAGGTTTTGACATCAACTGTGGGGTACGCCTCCTGGTTTCCTCCCTCACCTTGGAAGACCTCCTCCCCAGACAGAAGGAGCTGGCCGACGCCCTCTACCGCCTCATCCCCTCGGGGGTGGGGAGCGAGCGGAAGGATGTGCGCTTTAGCAAAAAAGAGCTCAAGGAAATCCTGAAGGAGGGCGCGGGCTGGCTCATCCGGCGGGGCTTCGGCTATCCGGAGGACCTGCGCTTCATTGAGTCCGAGGGCCGCCTCCCCTGGGCCAACCCCGACAAGGTCTCGGAAAGGGCCTTTGAACGGGGAGCCCCCCAGATCGGTACCCTGGGAAGCGGGAACCACTTCCTCGAGGTCCAATACGTGGACCAGATCTACGACGAGGTGACCGCCGAAGCCTTCGGGCTCTTTCCCAACCAGATCACCGTCCTCATCCACACGGGAAGCCGGGGCCTGGGGCACCAGGTCTGCCAGGATTACGTGGAGAAATTCCTTAGGTCTGCCCCTCGCCACGGCATAGAGTTGGTGGACAAGCAGCTGGCGGCGGCCCCCATCCATAGCCCGGAGGGCCAGGACTACCTCCAGGCCATGGCCGCCGCCGCCAACTTCGCCTTCGCCAACCGCCAGCTCATCGCCCACTTCGTGCGGGAGGCCTTTGAGGCCGTGGGGTACACCCCCAGGGACCACGGCCTGAGGGTGCTTTACGACCTGGCCCACAACAACGCCAAGTTTGAGGAGCACGGGGGGAGGCGGGTCCTGGTGCACCGCAAGGGGGCCACCCGGGCCTTCGGCCCCGGCCACCCGGAGATCCCCCCCGAGTACCGCAAGGTGGGCCAGCCCGTGCTGGTGCCTGGGGACATGGGCCGCTACTCCTTCGTGCTTTCGGGAACGGAAAGGGCCATGGCGGTCTCCTTCGGCAGCAGCTGCCACGGGGCCGGGCGCAAGATGAGCCGCCACCAGGCCAAACGGGTGGCCCGGGAGCGCAACCTGATCAAGGAGCTGGCGGAAAGGGGCATCCTGGTGCGGGCCGCCACCCGGGCCACCGTGGACGAGGAGATGCCCGAGGCCTACAAGGACGTCTCGGTGGTGGTGGAGGCGGTCCAAGGGGCAGGGATTGGCCAAAAGGTGGCCCGCCTGAGGCCCCTCATCGTGGTAAAAGGATAA
- a CDS encoding PP2C family protein-serine/threonine phosphatase: MPGLAFALETHPGLKRPKNEDAVGHLLTPWGGVFVVADGMGGHRTGEVAAKLAVETILEHLKEAEPSPRVLLHALEKANERIHQEAQRPENRGMGTTATCLVLDLPYALIAHVGDSRAYLLRKGELTLLTEDHSWVAERVRQGLLSPEEAKTHRWRNVITNALGSFPQARVDLMGLKLEPGDVFLLCSDGLSGVLDDRTLGEVLKGFPPEEAAKRLVALANEWGGPDNVSAIVVAIPGELPPGGRPYALPLEAAKGAPVRLKLGEEPEELPTQVLEPKRPRARLGWRDALLVLLWVVVVAYILLGYFQRP, translated from the coding sequence GTGCCCGGCTTGGCCTTCGCCCTGGAGACCCATCCCGGCCTCAAGCGGCCCAAGAACGAGGACGCCGTGGGCCACCTCCTTACCCCCTGGGGCGGGGTTTTCGTGGTGGCCGACGGCATGGGTGGGCACCGCACGGGAGAGGTGGCGGCCAAGCTGGCCGTGGAGACCATCCTGGAGCACCTGAAGGAGGCGGAGCCGTCCCCGCGGGTGCTCCTTCACGCCTTGGAAAAGGCCAACGAGCGCATCCACCAGGAGGCCCAGCGCCCGGAGAACCGGGGCATGGGCACCACGGCCACCTGTCTGGTCCTGGACCTGCCCTACGCCCTCATCGCCCACGTGGGGGACTCGAGGGCCTACCTCCTCAGGAAAGGGGAGCTTACCCTCCTCACCGAGGACCACTCCTGGGTGGCGGAGAGGGTGCGCCAGGGCCTTTTAAGCCCGGAGGAGGCCAAGACCCACCGCTGGCGCAACGTGATCACCAATGCCTTGGGCTCCTTCCCCCAGGCCCGGGTGGACCTCATGGGGCTCAAGCTGGAACCGGGGGACGTGTTTTTGTTGTGTAGCGATGGCCTTTCGGGGGTTTTGGACGACCGAACCCTGGGAGAGGTTCTAAAGGGTTTTCCTCCCGAGGAGGCGGCCAAGCGCCTGGTGGCCTTGGCCAACGAATGGGGAGGGCCGGATAACGTGAGCGCCATCGTGGTGGCAATCCCCGGGGAGCTTCCCCCGGGGGGTCGCCCCTATGCCCTGCCCCTCGAGGCGGCAAAGGGAGCCCCGGTGCGTCTCAAGCTGGGGGAGGAGCCCGAGGAGCTGCCCACCCAGGTTCTGGAGCCCAAGCGGCCCAGGGCCCGCTTGGGCTGGCGGGATGCCCTCCTGGTGCTCCTTTGGGTGGTGGTGGTGGCCTATATCCTGCTGGGCTACTTCCAAAGGCCCTAA
- the ndk gene encoding nucleoside-diphosphate kinase — protein MERTFVMVKPDGVRRGLVGEILGRFERKGFRLVGLKLMRISQELAEQHYAEHREKPFFPGLVSFITSGPVVAMVLEGPNAVAEVRKMMGATHPKDALPGTIRGDFATTIDENVIHGSASLEDAAREIALFFRPEELL, from the coding sequence ATGGAGCGCACCTTCGTGATGGTGAAACCCGATGGCGTACGGCGGGGCCTGGTGGGGGAGATCCTGGGCCGCTTTGAGCGGAAAGGCTTCCGCCTGGTGGGCCTGAAGCTCATGCGGATTTCCCAAGAGCTGGCCGAACAGCACTACGCCGAGCACCGGGAGAAGCCCTTCTTCCCCGGCCTGGTGAGCTTCATCACCTCGGGTCCCGTGGTGGCCATGGTGCTGGAGGGGCCAAACGCGGTGGCCGAGGTGCGCAAGATGATGGGGGCCACCCACCCCAAGGACGCCCTCCCCGGCACCATCCGCGGGGATTTCGCCACCACCATCGACGAGAACGTGATCCACGGCTCCGCGAGCCTCGAGGACGCAGCCAGGGAGATCGCCCTCTTCTTCCGCCCCGAGGAACTCCTCTAG
- the folB gene encoding dihydroneopterin aldolase, whose amino-acid sequence MGEIALLGLEFYGRHGVRPEEGQLGARFVVDLWLKVPFEGKGDRLEETVDYAAVYALVEEVVRHRRFYLIEALADHLAEKLLEAFPRLLGVRVRVHKPHAPIPGVFRDVYAETEKLRS is encoded by the coding sequence GTGGGAGAGATCGCCCTTTTGGGTCTGGAGTTCTACGGCCGCCATGGGGTGAGGCCTGAGGAAGGCCAGTTGGGGGCCCGGTTCGTGGTGGACCTCTGGCTCAAGGTGCCCTTTGAGGGCAAGGGCGACCGGCTGGAGGAAACCGTGGACTACGCTGCCGTCTACGCCCTGGTGGAGGAGGTGGTGCGCCACCGGCGCTTCTACTTGATCGAGGCCCTGGCCGACCACCTGGCGGAGAAACTCCTGGAAGCCTTTCCCCGCCTTCTGGGGGTGCGGGTGCGGGTGCACAAACCCCATGCGCCCATCCCCGGGGTCTTTCGCGACGTGTACGCGGAGACGGAAAAATTGCGTTCTTAG
- the folP gene encoding dihydropteroate synthase — protein sequence MLWLRGRTLDLSQPRLMGILNLTPDSFSDGGLYLDPERALERAKALVAEGADLLDLGAESTRPGAEPVPVEEEKRRLLPALEAVLELGVPVSVDTRKPEVAEEALKLGAHLINDVTGLRDERMVALCARFGVAAVVMHMPVPDPRTMMAHARYGDVVAEVKAFLQAQAEKALKAGVPQVVLDPGFGFGKLLEHNLALLRRLEEIVALGHPVLVGLSRKRSIGELTGVEEPAKRVLGSVAAHLFAVTKGARILRVHDVAAHREALAVWNALGG from the coding sequence GTGCTCTGGCTTCGCGGCCGCACCCTGGACCTATCCCAGCCCCGGCTCATGGGCATCCTCAACCTCACCCCCGACTCCTTCTCCGACGGGGGCCTCTATCTGGACCCGGAAAGGGCCCTGGAGCGGGCCAAGGCCTTGGTGGCCGAGGGGGCGGATCTTTTGGACCTGGGGGCCGAGTCCACCCGCCCAGGAGCGGAGCCCGTGCCCGTGGAGGAGGAGAAAAGGCGGCTCCTCCCCGCCCTGGAAGCGGTCCTGGAGCTGGGGGTACCGGTGAGCGTGGACACCCGCAAGCCCGAGGTGGCGGAGGAGGCCTTGAAGCTGGGAGCGCACCTCATCAACGACGTGACGGGCCTCAGGGACGAGCGCATGGTGGCCCTCTGCGCCCGCTTTGGCGTGGCCGCCGTGGTCATGCACATGCCCGTGCCCGACCCCAGGACCATGATGGCCCACGCCCGCTACGGGGACGTGGTGGCCGAGGTGAAGGCCTTCCTCCAGGCCCAGGCGGAAAAGGCCCTGAAGGCCGGGGTGCCCCAGGTGGTCCTGGACCCCGGCTTTGGCTTCGGCAAGCTCCTGGAGCACAACCTGGCCCTCCTCCGCCGGCTGGAGGAGATCGTGGCCCTGGGCCATCCCGTTTTGGTGGGGCTTTCCAGGAAGCGCTCCATCGGGGAGCTCACCGGGGTGGAGGAGCCCGCCAAACGGGTTTTGGGCTCCGTGGCCGCCCACCTTTTCGCCGTCACGAAGGGGGCCCGGATCCTCCGCGTCCACGACGTGGCCGCCCACCGGGAGGCCTTGGCCGTCTGGAACGCCCTTGGGGGGTAG
- a CDS encoding universal stress protein, with protein MLRGFPAQVVAGEALKSRLVLLGQRGTDALEALARGGLARYLLHRGEVPVLLLPRALKGVRRIAVGLDDSPASLSAFRMAEAWGRALGAEVFGLHLVSGQGGCCFPTYLDPETLGLAEALDRAKAHLENLLKATGVVEVSKGEEELDLLRLAEAREADLLVLGSKAKSTWRHRLGRMVEVLAHRSSLPLLVVPEATVW; from the coding sequence GTGCTAAGGGGGTTTCCCGCCCAGGTGGTGGCGGGGGAGGCCTTGAAAAGCCGCCTGGTCCTTTTGGGTCAGCGGGGAACGGATGCCCTCGAGGCCCTGGCCCGGGGAGGCCTGGCCCGCTACCTGCTCCACCGGGGGGAGGTGCCCGTCCTCCTGCTTCCCAGGGCCCTAAAGGGGGTGCGGCGCATCGCCGTGGGGCTGGACGATAGCCCCGCAAGCCTGAGCGCTTTCCGGATGGCGGAGGCCTGGGGCAGGGCCTTGGGGGCCGAGGTCTTCGGCCTGCACCTGGTGAGCGGGCAAGGGGGGTGCTGCTTCCCCACCTATCTGGATCCGGAAACCCTGGGGCTTGCGGAGGCCTTGGACCGGGCCAAGGCCCATCTGGAAAACCTCCTGAAGGCCACGGGGGTGGTGGAGGTGTCCAAGGGGGAAGAGGAGCTGGACCTTTTGCGCTTGGCCGAGGCCCGGGAGGCGGACCTTCTGGTTTTGGGTTCCAAGGCCAAGAGCACCTGGCGCCACCGGCTTGGGCGCATGGTGGAGGTCCTGGCCCACCGGAGCTCCCTCCCCCTCCTGGTGGTGCCCGAGGCCACGGTCTGGTAA